TTTTGGTCGAGTTTGACGAAAACCCTCCGCCAATCGGGATGACCCGGGGCGAGGAATGGCAAACGCCGTTCAGCCTCGATGGCTTCTagcacaattttttttaggtcTAATGAAATGGGTTATGAACAACTTAGCTTTAAgctcaatttatttcaaactTACGTTGCGAGTTGGGAATATTTGGCCCTTCCTTGAAGGGAACCAGATGCTTCAGCGAAATGGGCTGGATATCCACCATCCTgtcaccacccaccaccccggCACCATCCACCATCCCGGCACCATCCACCACCCCGGCAGAGTAGGAGTGATCCTCTGTGACTTCGAAGTCCTCATTTGCCATCAGCGCAAATACTGGGACATTTTCtgtaagtatatatataattataattaattaattacggtaaaatacttttttaactgTTAAATACAATACCTCGTTCCTCGCATTCCAGTTCCTCGAAGTTGCGGAACTCCTTTTGCGCCTTCTTTATGGCAAGGAAGCGCTTCACCACCTCGGAAACGTCTTCGAGGACCACTCCTACCGTGTCTTCCTCCTCAGACTCCATGCTCTTCAGTTCACCACCTCACACTCGACACTCGCACCTGCACTGGAATATAACTGGAATATAACTGTTTACGAATAACGGATCTTCGACAGCGTTGCCACCTAATGCATTTCACAAGCTTTATCAAGCAATcagatttctttcttttcttttgtttctgCCGCAGAATGGACCACCTGCGCCGGCGATCATACAAGTGAAGGTAAAGATCTCGGTTGGTCTCGGATCGGCTACAAGGATTGCGGGTGAATCACAGCATCACCACCCCGACAAGcgcaaacccaaacccaaacgtgATCGCATCAGGCCCTGAAGATGGATAGGGCTCCCGTGCCCAAGATTGTGGACAATGAGGTGCTGCGTCTtcaagtgggcgtggctgggCAATCACGCCCGGCTATTTCGCTCCACGAGGGCGAGGTCATTGCTCCAGGTGGACGCCAGGTAAGCTGCCATAAACTCGAAACTTTACTAACATTTCTAAAACTAATCCTTAATCCTATgtaagctaattaaaaatatttcactcttacgtacatatatacatatgtatgtaatagcattatacataaataatataatagatcatatggtttatttattttttataatatttatttatttattaaatatcaaaaGACTTAATATTAATAGTGACCCCACCTTACCATTCTAGATGTCCAACACTAAAAAGAACTCGCTGCTCAAGATCGACAATGTGCTGCGCGAGGATAGCACCTCCTTCCTGGTCACCGCGACGGCCAGGCCCAATCCCCCGGGCACTCCCAAACTGAATATGTCCTTTGGCAAGTCGGCGACTCTCTCCTGGACTGCCCCGCTGCACGACGGAGGCTGCAAGACAGGCAGCTACACACTGGAATACTTCCGAATGGGCTGGAATAATTGGCTCGAGGCGGCCACCACACGAGCACTGAGCGCTACGCTGGACGATCTGGTCGAGGGATCAGGGTACAAGTTCCGGGTGAAGGCGGAGAACGCCTATGGCCTTAGTGATCCCTCGGGTGAGTCGGAACTGCTCTTCATCCCGGATCCCGAGAGCGGAATCACGAAGCCAAAATCTGCTACAAAGGTGGACGGAGATGAGAAAGTTAAACCCAAGGGAGGAGCAGGCGGTGGAGCAGTGCAGGTGCCACCAGATGACGCCACCGGAATGTCGCCTAATCAGTCGCCCAGGGCCAAGCGCAAGTCCTACGGAACTTCGGATCAGGCCTTGAAGTTGGCCGTGCGCAAGAGACCCCCGGTGAGCAGTGCGGATTTGGTTAATAAGCTAACCAACGATAGCTCCTCCAACTCTTCCTACTTGACGTTGGTGACCACCACATTGACACCGGTGGAGAAGCCATCGGAACCAACGCCCAAGTCAGCAACTACTAGCTCTCCATTGAAGCTATTCAATCCCAAACCTTCGACTGCGGATGGGATGGAAGATCCTCTTTTCCCAATTCCAAAGTCTCGAAGCGGACTCTCCAGGACAGCCGAACAAGGCAACGATAAGAACAACAAGGTCAAGGATAAGGACAGTAAGCAAGTTTTAAGAATTAACTCTATTCACTTTCTAACCCATTtacttatattattattattacagaGGAAAATCAGCAACTGAGAAGCATCGGTCAGGCTGCAAACCTGGCCCCAATGGAACCGCCCAATACGTCCACGACGCCGACCAACCCCCTACAAAACAGTGATCTGGATGATAACGACCCAATGAAGTAAGATTTGAAAGAACCGGACAGATGTATTACGAACTCTAACCATTCCATTTCGATTACAGGCTTTGGTGCATTTGTCGCAAGCCGCATAACGGTCGTTTTATGATATGTTGCGATCTGTGCGACAATTGGTTCCACGGTCGATGTGTTAAAATCTCACAAGCTATGGGTATATTGATGGACAAATCTAAAATCAACTGGATGTGCCCCATTTGTCTGCGGTCCAAAAAATCAGTTCGTGATCCCGAGCTTCAGCAGCCAGCTCCCCCAACCCCTCCTCGGTCAATGAGTCCACATGGAGCGGACCTTTCAATGACCCAATTCCAGCCTCCCGCCACAGTGGAGCAGCCGAGTGAAGACGAGGAATTTGTACCAAATAAGGCTGAGCTAAAGCGCAAAGCTATGCCCACCAATGCTCGCCAGAGAAAACCTCCTCGGTCAATGAGTCCACATGGAGCGGACCTTTCAATGAACCAACTCCAGCCTCCCGCCACAGTGGAGCAGCCGAGTGAAGACGAGGAATTTGTACCAAATGCTGACCTAAAGCGCAAAGCTATGCCCACCAATGCTCGCCAGAGAAAACCTTCAAAGCGCCACAGGCTTTGCGAGCAATGcgaaaagtatatattttgccGCAACAAAAGCGACATGGCGAGCCATATGCTCAAGGCTCACGGGAACGTATTGGAGCTCCACGTGTGTGCCAATTGTGGTCTCTTAACCGAACGTCATTTGGATGGATCGCATACGAACGACCCCGATTCGGGATGTTTTAAAGTGAAGGTGTACGCGAGGGACTTTTTAAAGGCATTCCAATGTCAATATTGCCCTGCACTTTTTGACACTGCAAGGAACTTACGCAAACACTTTGACACCGGGGTGCACAAAAATAACAGCTATGTATGCCCTCCTTGTAAATTCAAATACCCAAGCCGTAAACAATATAGCAACCACATGGCAGCAGCACACAAAGTccttcaaatcaaaaaattgtacatgtgtaaCATCGCGGTAAGACAGAATATAGCATTTATTTCATTgatatacaataaaaacaattctttCATTACAGGGTTGCTCCAGCGCTGCAAAGCTGTATGATTACAAAGCACTCTTGCTACACAGAAAAGCCCACAACTCcaccaaattcaaaaaaataataaaatctatttaaacttttatttttactttttcatttAAGATTCTGTGCCGCGGTACCCATCGACGCAGGCGAGCAGGGCGAAGACCTTTGGGTAGATCTCCGAACCCTCCACGGTCAATGTGTCGGCGTCCAGGGGACCGTTTGGAGCAATTAATGATTGAAAgcgatttttccacttttttccaaTTCGCTCCAATGTGTCGTTCGCCATGTACCTGGGGTCAAACGTGTCGACCCCGCTGGCGGCGAAAAATCTTTCAACCGCAGCCTCCATAGAGTGCAGGTGGCGCAGGCTCTCCTCTTGCACGTCGTCGGCCCTCTTGGAGTGAGCGTCCATGGCAGACACCTCCACGTAGAGGCGTCGCCTGATGTCGGAGAAGATGGCTCGGAAGGTCGACCGCCCAAATCGTGTGTTGTACGCCCGCTCCAAGGTCCTGTTAAGCACTCCATGGACCTGCGGGAACCA
This portion of the Drosophila takahashii strain IR98-3 E-12201 chromosome 3R, DtakHiC1v2, whole genome shotgun sequence genome encodes:
- the LOC138913333 gene encoding uncharacterized protein — translated: MESEEEDTVGVVLEDVSEVVKRFLAIKKAQKEFRNFEELECEERENVPVFALMANEDFEVTEDHSYSAGVVDGAGMVDGAGVVGGDRMVDIQPISLKHLVPFKEGPNIPNSQRKFEIN